Genomic DNA from Niallia circulans:
GTTGTCTTTCAGGATTTCAAGCTCTTGCCGACACTGACTGTATATGAAAATGTTGCGTTTGCATTAGAAGTTATTGAGGAAAATCCTAAATTAATAAAAAAACGAGTTATGGAAGTTCTTGGACTTGTTGGTTTAAAGCATAAAGCAAGAATGCTTCCTACTGAGTTATCAGGAGGAGAGCAGCAGCGTGTCTCCATTGCCCGCTCAATTGTGAATTCTCCAAAGCTTGTCATTGCCGATGAGCCGACTGGAAATCTTGACCCTGAAACTTCTTGGGAAATTATGAATATTTTCGAGGAAATTAACAATAGGGGAACGACAATTGTGATGGCTACTCACAATAAGGAAATTGTTAATACGATAAGACATCGTGTAATCGCCATCGAGGGTGGAAGAATTGTTCGTGACGAGCAGAGAGGTGATTACGGATATGAAGGCTAGAACAGTTAAAAGACATGGAAGAGAGAGTTTTAAAAGTTTATGGAGAAACGGATGGATGACATTCGCTTCAATCAGTTCGGTTACTATTACCCTTTTACTTGTTGGTGTATTCTTTGTGATTATGATGAACTTGAACGAGGTTGCCACGACGATTGAAGAAAATGTGGAAATACGTGTTCATGTTGATCAGACAGCAACTAAAGAGGATCAGGCAGCACTTGAGGATAAAATTAAAGGAATATCAGATGTGGCAAGTGTGACATTTTCTGCGAAACAACAGGAATTGGACAACCTAATTAAAAGTTTTGGTGATCAAGGGGATGCCTATGAACTATTCCAACAGGATAATCCGCTAAGTGATGTATTTGTTGTTAAAACAAAGGATCCAAATGACACGAAAAAAGTAGCAAAACAAATTGAGAAGTTTGATAATGCTGCAACTGTAAAATATGGACAAGGCACGGTTGACAGATTGTTTAATGTCATTAATGTTAGCCGTAACGTTGGAATTGTTCTTATTGCAGGACTTCTATTCACGGCAATGTTTTTAATTTCCAACACAATCAAAATTACGATTGTTGCCAGACGCAAAGAGATAGAAATTATGAGACTTGTTGGTGCAACAAACTGGTTTATCCGCTGGCCGTTTTTCCTTGAAGGAATGTGGCTTGGAGTATTAGGTTCAATTATTCCAATTGGCCTTGTATCAGTTATATACTATTATGCTTATGAATATTTACAGCCAAGATTAGCAGGAAACTATATCCAAATTCTTGATTTTACACCATTTGTTTATCAAGTGGGAGCATTACTATTGTTGATGGGTGCAGTCATTGGTATTTGGGGAAGTGTTATGAGTATACGTAAATTCTTGAAGGTATAAGGTGAAATCAGGAGGAAGTAGTCCCTTCCTCCTAGTACTCACATTATACTGTTGAGTTAATAGTCTGGATGAAGGCCAGGCTATTAAATTGGCGTTATTTTCGATGGTATAGTTCTAATTTACTAGTTTTATAGTGATTAAATCTACTTATCTATCAATAGAGGGGAAGGCATGAAAGCTTGAAAAATACAATAGTAAAATGGACGATCGTTACTACTTTAGGCATTGGTGGTATAGTTACTCAAGCACCATTTTCTACGGCATATGCTGCGAGCATAAATGATCTTAATAAGCAAAAAGATGATATTGAAAGCAAGCAGAGTGATGTAGAGAATAAAAAGAGCGATAAAAACGATGAGTTAAGCAGCATCCATGACGAACAAGAATCTGTGGAAGCAGAGCTAAAGAGATTAAATACAGCCATTTCCACTACTCAAGTCAACATCACCGAGAAGAAAAGTCAGATTGAAACGACAAAAGCTGATGTGAAAAAGCTGGAAAAACAAATTAAAGAGACGCAAAAGAGAATTGATGAAAGAAATGAAGTACTGAAGGACAGAGCTAGAGCAATGCAGGAAACTGGCGGCGCAGTTAGCTACATGGACGTTCTTATGGGCTCTCAAAGCATAAGTGATTTAATCGACCGTATCGGAGCTGTTGCAACAATTGTGGAAGCAGACCGAACTATTTTAAAAGAGCAGGAAGCAGATAAGAAGCTTCTTGAAGATTCAAAAGCAGAGTTAAAGGAAAAGTTAAGCTCCCTTGAAACAATGCTAAGTGACTTGGAAGATATGAAAGCTGATTTAGATTCGAAAAAGAAAGAAAAAGATAAAGTGATGGCTCAGCTTGAAAAAGAAGAGGATCATGTTCATGCAGAAATGCTGTCTCTTGAAGAAGAAGAAGCAATTTTGGCAGACCAAAAAGTAGCTATGGAAAAGGCAATTGAGCTGGAAAAACAGCGTCAAGCTGAAGCAGCGAAAAAAGCAGAAGAAGAAAGAAAGAGACAAGA
This window encodes:
- a CDS encoding murein hydrolase activator EnvC family protein, translated to MKNTIVKWTIVTTLGIGGIVTQAPFSTAYAASINDLNKQKDDIESKQSDVENKKSDKNDELSSIHDEQESVEAELKRLNTAISTTQVNITEKKSQIETTKADVKKLEKQIKETQKRIDERNEVLKDRARAMQETGGAVSYMDVLMGSQSISDLIDRIGAVATIVEADRTILKEQEADKKLLEDSKAELKEKLSSLETMLSDLEDMKADLDSKKKEKDKVMAQLEKEEDHVHAEMLSLEEEEAILADQKVAMEKAIELEKQRQAEAAKKAEEERKRQEAEAAAAAAAAKAKAAKASSSSSSSSSSKSSGSSSSSSSSSSSSSSSSSSSSSSSAPSSPAVSSGSFTKPANGVLTSGLGQRWGTFHAGVDLAATGDNVAIVAAADGVVIRSYTSSSYGEVIFIAHSIDGQTYTTVYAHMKSGSRKVSAGQVVSKGQRIGTMGNTGDSTGQHLHFELHKGEWNQAKSNAINPIGIVPL
- the ftsX gene encoding permease-like cell division protein FtsX, giving the protein MKARTVKRHGRESFKSLWRNGWMTFASISSVTITLLLVGVFFVIMMNLNEVATTIEENVEIRVHVDQTATKEDQAALEDKIKGISDVASVTFSAKQQELDNLIKSFGDQGDAYELFQQDNPLSDVFVVKTKDPNDTKKVAKQIEKFDNAATVKYGQGTVDRLFNVINVSRNVGIVLIAGLLFTAMFLISNTIKITIVARRKEIEIMRLVGATNWFIRWPFFLEGMWLGVLGSIIPIGLVSVIYYYAYEYLQPRLAGNYIQILDFTPFVYQVGALLLLMGAVIGIWGSVMSIRKFLKV
- the ftsE gene encoding cell division ATP-binding protein FtsE; the protein is MIEMKNVIKKYANGVIAANGIDVKINQGEFVYVVGPSGAGKSTFIKMMHREEKPTQGTILINGVNLAKLKNSKVPLLRRNMGVVFQDFKLLPTLTVYENVAFALEVIEENPKLIKKRVMEVLGLVGLKHKARMLPTELSGGEQQRVSIARSIVNSPKLVIADEPTGNLDPETSWEIMNIFEEINNRGTTIVMATHNKEIVNTIRHRVIAIEGGRIVRDEQRGDYGYEG